The following proteins are encoded in a genomic region of Oncorhynchus keta strain PuntledgeMale-10-30-2019 chromosome 35, Oket_V2, whole genome shotgun sequence:
- the LOC118368162 gene encoding zinc finger protein 770-like — protein sequence MHQCSVCCKGFPSASKLQRHYLIHTGQKPFTCLVCGKAFRQSVHLKKHSETHTANYHNWSPPTDSLQHTIPVPINPDPSLEKSGHDLITDTPLLPAAYFQRDGTMERTPPELYTTASEIKPQLELISPADNGLFSSQQNTQPGGHFFTDLLHDNMIVSDGMENSAWHTDDVYTCTVCLMCFSSPHQLQRHLPVHSQPKPFECNICGKAFRLRAHLKMHSQIHERRPTGFSKTIPILGSQQSSFRGRMRVNHECPTCSKTFCSPSKLKRHFLTHTGQKPFSCEDCGKTFRQVSHLKTHLYASHNKSNLQNVCTKQKEKRIDASNTNVDMELQCEISVGAPQHLDKLEKSSLPVKLEPNASGTSQFECSICSKTFSSSIRHRQHYMMHKEVRPFQCRVCGRTFRLSTHLKRHQVSHKNQDESQNTSQVDDPRGAVSVSKTEHAYQNSDKGMTSPEPNESKALELNIIVKPEHWKLNVKDDKDISVSTLQEPESTAESHLKKAVFGQTSSQCKISQKAKNQQLNHQCLACLKCFPSPSKLQRHMLTHTGQRPFGCHTCGKRFRQPTHLRIHSHTHLWSKNGKQRYAPRSRPPSLRITEHRESPVGVQFQEKLPEKHNSDRNVHLKSPTEKQPGQGSTFACGHNESNRKMHWFQHSTSSLSKPQLPLQMPPETTLNQSGHLQLKNQAMPSTGKVSDAPFLSTGPELALKGTDAISVGSTSQTKHQCLLCFKYFPSASKLQRHNLVHTGLRPFQCLACGKTFRQATHLKVHEGTHKWRPFRPASRQGNRMKVRRPQQLQYPKVCVQVPVTSSMKAETFHSNGVNEWRPFQDNFEDTCSNQPKAQQDNNINSTSKQSIPNKVTCAKRKAHLCTICQKGFDTPSKLSRHFLIHTGIRPFKCSLCTKTFRQPCHLRSHERRTHEIKTCSDVQDNSTFRDPDHETLASAHGNKLRDMPQSYKDSSDHCSVTDEGLGHSSEARDPSFVAIQDISLPNDNMESGSRQSEDYWCTECHSNFLSPSELATHLIVHRHALNNEMTGHNSLQQEMGGHMHSMQMEFQTNQVIADADSHNVIQNERLDHYWREPIHMSFQCDKCITSFETERDLQLHKCASRNQIEVTQSSTYRCAICFKDFKTPSKLQRHYVTHTGERPFQCKVCEKTFTQASHLKTHQRTHKSNMD from the coding sequence ATGCATCAGTGCAGCGTTTGTTGTAAAGGTTTCCCGAGTGCCTCTAAACTCCAGAGACACTATCTCATACACACAGGCCAAAAGCCATTTACCTGTTTGGTTTGTGGCAAAGCCTTTAGACAATCTGTACATTTAAAGAAGCACTCCGAGACCCACACAGCAAATTACCACAATTGGAGTCCACCCACAGACAGTTTGCAACATACTATACCAGTACCTATAAACCCTGATCCATCTCTTGAGAAATCTGGACATGATTTAATTACAGATACCCCACTGTTGCCTGCAGCATATTTTCAAAGAGATGGGACCATGGAGAGGACACCACCAGAACTGTACACTACAGCCTCAGAGATCAAACCGCAACTTGAACTGATCTCACCTGCTGATAATGGTTTATTTAGCAGCCAACAAAACACCCAGCCAGGAGGCCATTTCTTCACAGATTTGCTGCATGATAACATGATTGTCTCTGATGGAATGGAGAACAGTGCATGGCACACAGATGATGTCTACACATGTACAGTGTGCCTGATGTGTTTTAGTTCCCCTCACCAGCTTCAGAGGCACTTACCAGTTCACAGTCAGCCAAAACCTTTTGAGTGTAACATTTGTGGGAAGGCCTTCAGACTAAGGGCCCATTTGAAAATGCACTCTCAAATACATGAACGCAGGCCTACTGGATTTTCTAAGACTATCCCCATTCTAGGATCTCAGCAAAGCTCTTTCAGAGGTAGAATGAGGGTGAACCACGAATGTCCAACCTGCTCAAAGACATTCTGTTCTCCATCCAAACTAAAGCGTCATTTTCTTACTCACACTGGCCAGAAGCCTTTTTCCTGTGAGGACTGTGGGAAAACATTCAGGCAGGTGTCACACCTGAAAACCCACCTATATGCCTCGCATAATAAATCAAATCTCCAAAATGTGTGTACCAAACAAAAAGAAAAGCGAATAGATGCTAGCAACACAAATGTAGATATGGAACTACAGTGTGAAATAAGCGTCGGTGCCCCGCAGCACCTGGACAAGTTAGAAAAGTCTTCGCTTCCTGTCAAATTAGAGCCGAATGCTAGTGGTACCAGTCAATTTGAGTGTAGCATTTGCTCAAAAACATTCAGCAGTTCAATTAGACACAGGCAGCATTACATGATGCATAAAGAAGTAAGACCCTTTCAGTGCCGTGTCTGCGGCAGAACCTTCCGTCTTTCGACCCATTTAAAGAGGCACCAAGTCAGTCATAAGAACCAAGATGAATCTCAGAACACAAGTCAGGTGGATGATCCAAGGGGTGCTGTGTCTGTGTCGAAGACTGAACATGCTTACCAAAATTCAGACAAAGGTATGACTTCTCCAGAGCCTAATGAATCGAAAGCTCTTGAACTCAATATTATTGTTAAACCAGAGCACTGGAAGCTGAATGTGAAAGATGATAAAGACATTTCAGTTTCCACTCTGCAGGAACCTGAATCAACTGCAGAATCTCACCTGAAGAAGGCGGTATTTGGTCAAACCAGCAGCCAATGTAAGATCAGCCAGAAAGCAAAGAATCAGCAACTGAACCATCAGTGTCTTGCATGCCTTAAATGTTTCCCTTCTCCATCCAAACTGCAGAGGCATATGTTGACCCATACTGGTCAAAGACCCTTTGGGTGCCACACGTGTGGGAAGCGATTTCGCCAGCCAACACATTTGAGGATCCACTCCCACACTCATCTGTGGTCCAAAAATGGAAAGCAAAGATATGCTCCACGTTCTAGACCTCCATCACTTCGAATTACTGAACACCGAGAGTCTCCAGTGGGTGTCCAATTTCAGGAAAAGCTTCCTGAAAAGCACAATTCTGATAGGAACGTTCACCTCAAGTCCCCTACAGAGAAACAGCCAGGTCAAGGCAGTACTTTTGCTTGTGGACACAATGAAAGCAATAGAAAAATGCATTGGTTTCAGCATTCAACTTCCTCCCTATCCAAGCCTCAGCTCCCTCTCCAAATGCCACCAGAAACAACACTGAATCAAAGTGGCCACTTGCAATTGAAAAATCAAGCAATGCCTTCAACGGGAAAAGTTAGTGATGCCCCTTTCCTGAGTACAGGTCCAGAATTGGCTTTGAAAGGCACTGACGCCATCTCTGTGGGGAGTACAAGCCAGACGAAACACCAGTGTTTGCTATGTTTCAAATATTTCCCATCTGCCTCTAAACTACAAAGACATAACCTTGTACACACTGGCTTGAGACCATTCCAATGCCTGGCATGTGGAAAAACGTTCAGACAGGCCACACACCTGAAAGTCCACGAGGGAACTCACAAGTGGAGACCCTTCAGACCTGCCTCTCGACAGGGAAATAGAATGAAAGTAAGAAGGCCGCAACAACTCCAGTACCCTAAAGTCTGTGTTCAAGTTCCTGTAACGAGTTCTATGAAAGCAGAGACATTCCATTCAAATGGTGTGAATGAATGGAGACCATTCCAGGACAATTTTGAGGATACCTGTAGTAATCAACCAAAggcacaacaggacaacaacattaACAGCACTTCTAAACAGTCCATACCAAACAAGGTGACCTGTGCTAAAAGAAAAGCACACCTGTGCACGATTTGTCAGAAGGGCTTTGACACACCATCAAAACTATCTAGACACTTTCTCATACACACTGGGATAAGACCATTCAAATGCAGTTTATGCACTAAAACTTTCAGACAGCCTTGCCACTTGAGAAGTCATGAACGACGAACACATGAGATTAAAACATGTAGTGATGTCCAGGATAACAGCACATTTAGGGACCCTGACCATGAAACTCTTGCCTCTGCTCACGGAAATAAACTGAGAGACATGCCACAGTCCTACAAAGACAGTTCTGATCACTGCTCAGTCACTGATGAGGGTTTAGGTCATTCTTCAGAGGCAAGAGACCCAAGCTTTGTGGCAATACAAGACATAAGCCTACCAAATGATAATATGGAATCTGGGAGTAGACAAAGCGAGGACTATTGGTGCACTGAGTGTCACAGTAATTTCTTGTCCCCATCTGAACTTGCTACTCATCTTATTGTTCACAGACATGCCCTAAACAATGAGATGACAGGTCATAATTCATTGCAACAGGAAATGGGGGGTCACATGCATTCTATGCAAATGGAATTTCAAACCAATCAAGTCATAGCAGATGCAGACAGTCATAATGTTATCCAAAATGAGAGGCTTGATCATTACTGGCGTGAACCAATTCACATGTCATTTCAGTGTGATAAATGCATCACATCTTTTGAAACAGAAAGGGATCTTCAGCTCCATAAATGTGCCTCAAGAAATCAAATTGAGGTTACTCAGTCAAGCACATATCGGTGTGCAATTTGTTTCAAGGATTTCAAGACTCCTTCCAAACTCCAGAGACATTATGTCACCCACACAGGCGAGAGGCCATTCCAGTGTAAAGTGTGTGAGAAGACTTTCACACAAGCGTCTCATCTAAAAACCCACCAGCGCACACACAAATCAAACATGGACTAA